A genomic segment from Peribacillus sp. ACCC06369 encodes:
- a CDS encoding Tex family protein, whose amino-acid sequence MIVVEDTLKELIKQISNELTLKNHQVQNVIQMLQEGNTVPFIARYRKEMTGSLDEVQIRSIMERWNYLENLGQRKAEVTRSIGEQGKLTEELKRQIEKATKLQEVEDLYRPFKQKRRTKATVAKEKGLEPLATWLLECQIHARVSEKATEFVSAEKEVPSIEEAIAGAQDIIAEHISDDAELRKWIRAESFKAGKIISTVKNEEKDEKRIFEMYYEYEEPVQRIVPHRVLALNRGEKEEVLRISIQPRTEIIIGHLERKIIKNNKSEAQDVLKSAIEDGLKRLIMPSVEREIRKELTEKAEDQAIHIFSENLRNLLLQPPLKGKVVLALDPAYRTGCKLAVIDETGKVLDISVIYPHPPVAKFNAAREKTIEILQRFSVEIVAIGNGTASRESEQFIADILKEVNGNISYIIVNEAGASVYSASDIAREEFPDLQVEQRSAVSIGRRLQDPLAELVKIDPQSVGVGQYQHDVSQKKLTESLTFVVETAVNQVGVNVNTASSSLLQYVAGLSKSVAQNIVKKREVEGKFSSRKELKKIPRLGAKTYEQCIGFLRIINGDEPLDQTAIHPENYSAVNKLLKKMGFTSVDLGSDALNEELRKLNPAELVNELEIGEITIQDIIDDLMKPGRDPRDELSKPLLKQDVLKMEDLQTGMELQGTVRNVVDFGAFVDIGVKQDGLVHISKLSNRFVKHPLDIVAVGDVVTVWVELVDSQKQRVSLTMLEPKNQI is encoded by the coding sequence ATGATCGTTGTAGAAGATACATTAAAAGAATTGATTAAACAAATATCCAATGAGCTAACTTTGAAAAATCATCAAGTTCAAAACGTCATACAGATGCTGCAAGAGGGGAATACTGTTCCCTTTATTGCCCGATATAGAAAAGAAATGACAGGTTCACTTGATGAAGTGCAGATTCGATCCATCATGGAAAGGTGGAACTACCTGGAAAACTTAGGCCAGAGGAAAGCGGAAGTTACGCGTTCGATTGGTGAACAGGGGAAATTGACGGAAGAATTAAAAAGGCAAATCGAGAAGGCGACAAAACTGCAGGAAGTCGAAGATTTATACAGGCCATTCAAGCAAAAAAGGAGAACGAAAGCGACGGTCGCTAAAGAAAAGGGTCTTGAACCACTGGCTACTTGGCTTCTTGAATGTCAAATCCATGCTCGAGTTAGCGAAAAAGCCACTGAATTCGTATCCGCAGAAAAAGAAGTTCCTTCTATTGAAGAGGCTATTGCAGGAGCGCAGGATATCATAGCAGAACATATTTCCGATGATGCAGAATTAAGGAAGTGGATAAGGGCTGAAAGTTTCAAAGCTGGAAAAATAATTTCGACTGTGAAAAATGAGGAGAAGGACGAGAAAAGAATCTTCGAGATGTACTATGAATATGAGGAGCCGGTTCAAAGGATCGTACCCCATCGGGTTTTGGCACTTAATAGAGGTGAAAAGGAAGAGGTTTTACGAATATCCATTCAGCCTCGTACGGAAATCATCATTGGTCATCTGGAACGGAAAATCATTAAAAATAACAAATCTGAAGCCCAAGATGTTCTTAAATCGGCAATTGAAGATGGACTTAAGCGTTTGATCATGCCCTCGGTGGAACGGGAAATCAGAAAAGAGCTGACGGAAAAAGCTGAGGATCAAGCAATCCATATTTTCTCTGAAAACCTCCGGAACCTGCTCTTGCAGCCTCCGCTTAAAGGGAAAGTGGTCCTCGCTCTCGATCCGGCATATCGGACGGGCTGTAAGTTGGCTGTCATTGATGAAACGGGAAAGGTACTGGATATCAGTGTAATCTATCCGCATCCTCCTGTTGCGAAGTTTAATGCTGCCCGGGAAAAAACAATCGAAATACTTCAGCGGTTCTCAGTTGAGATTGTAGCAATCGGCAACGGGACGGCATCGCGTGAATCAGAGCAATTCATCGCAGATATTCTAAAAGAAGTGAACGGGAATATTTCATATATTATTGTTAATGAAGCGGGAGCTAGTGTGTATTCAGCCTCGGATATTGCCCGTGAAGAGTTTCCGGATCTTCAAGTAGAGCAGAGAAGCGCCGTATCAATTGGCAGAAGGCTCCAAGATCCCCTTGCCGAACTTGTTAAAATCGATCCTCAATCCGTGGGGGTAGGACAGTATCAACATGATGTGTCCCAGAAAAAATTAACGGAATCCCTCACCTTTGTAGTAGAAACAGCTGTTAACCAGGTGGGCGTGAACGTCAATACCGCTTCATCGTCACTATTACAATATGTAGCTGGTTTATCAAAATCGGTTGCTCAAAATATTGTGAAGAAAAGGGAAGTGGAAGGGAAGTTTTCAAGCAGGAAGGAATTAAAGAAGATTCCCCGCCTTGGTGCCAAAACATATGAACAATGCATAGGGTTCCTGCGTATCATTAATGGAGATGAGCCTTTGGATCAAACTGCGATACATCCTGAGAACTACAGTGCCGTGAATAAATTGTTGAAGAAAATGGGATTCACATCTGTGGATTTAGGCAGTGATGCACTTAATGAAGAATTAAGGAAACTAAATCCGGCCGAGTTAGTCAATGAATTGGAAATTGGGGAAATTACGATTCAAGATATCATTGATGATTTGATGAAACCGGGAAGAGATCCTCGGGATGAATTATCAAAACCACTGCTTAAGCAGGATGTACTGAAAATGGAGGATCTACAAACTGGGATGGAATTACAAGGCACAGTGAGGAATGTTGTGGATTTCGGTGCGTTTGTGGACATTGGTGTCAAACAGGATGGACTGGTACATATTTCCAAACTAAGCAACCGGTTTGTAAAACACCCTTTGGATATAGTTGCCGTTGGGGATGTTGTGACGGTTTGGGTAGAACTGGTCGACTCTCAAAAGCAAAGGGTTTCCTTAACTATGCTCGAGCCAAAGAATCAAATCTAG
- a CDS encoding SprT family protein — MDNLQLQKLVEEISLKDFKKTFNHVATFNPRLRTTGGRYLLRSHNIEINKKYLDERGVEEMIGIIKHELCHYHLHIEKKGYQHRDADFKQLLKKVGAPRFCEPLPSNQVKRKMNTIQYKCEDCQQVYVRKKRIDTTRFVCGKCRGTLIYQGFKEEKTKI, encoded by the coding sequence ATGGATAATCTGCAATTGCAAAAACTAGTCGAAGAAATTTCGTTGAAAGACTTTAAAAAGACCTTTAACCACGTAGCCACTTTTAATCCGCGTCTCCGAACTACAGGAGGTCGATACTTGCTGCGTTCACACAATATAGAAATCAATAAGAAGTATCTTGATGAACGCGGTGTGGAAGAAATGATTGGCATCATAAAACATGAATTGTGCCATTATCATCTGCACATCGAGAAGAAAGGGTATCAGCATCGTGATGCGGACTTTAAGCAATTACTCAAAAAAGTCGGGGCACCGAGATTTTGTGAGCCACTCCCATCAAACCAAGTAAAGAGAAAGATGAATACTATTCAATATAAATGTGAAGACTGTCAGCAGGTGTATGTAAGAAAAAAACGAATCGACACTACCCGTTTCGTTTGTGGTAAATGTCGTGGAACGTTGATTTACCAAGGGTTCAAGGAAGAAAAAACAAAAATATAA
- the cmpA gene encoding cortex morphogenetic protein CmpA: MPNWFQNQIRKAFYEKDYYQVKMLNQCWFFYQKKESLRL, translated from the coding sequence ATGCCTAATTGGTTCCAGAATCAAATACGTAAAGCCTTTTATGAAAAGGATTATTATCAAGTGAAGATGTTGAATCAATGTTGGTTTTTTTATCAAAAAAAAGAAAGTCTCCGGTTATAG
- a CDS encoding PP2C family serine/threonine-protein phosphatase, with translation MIKDILRGERIEVLVSQSSKNGMVYCGDDYFFLHTKEYFVCVLADGLGSGKNAYESSHAVIEEVKRNHELDVESLMAVCNQVLIDKRGAAVSILKIFYDKNEFVYSSVGNIRFFLYNPRDDKLVYPLPVTGYLSGRKQKYRTQSYKFEPNAKFILHSDGLELKGAKSFLKRLVPIDKNAKCILESSPTTADDTTFILGSLLSS, from the coding sequence GTGATCAAAGATATTCTGAGGGGAGAAAGAATTGAAGTCCTTGTCTCTCAATCCTCAAAAAACGGGATGGTTTATTGTGGTGATGATTACTTCTTTCTTCATACGAAAGAGTACTTTGTGTGTGTACTGGCTGATGGGCTAGGTAGCGGGAAAAACGCTTACGAATCTTCCCATGCCGTCATCGAGGAAGTAAAACGTAATCATGAGTTGGATGTAGAATCACTAATGGCAGTGTGTAATCAAGTTTTAATCGATAAGCGGGGGGCCGCCGTTTCCATTTTGAAGATATTTTATGACAAGAATGAATTTGTATACAGTTCAGTGGGTAACATCCGCTTTTTTCTGTATAATCCAAGGGACGACAAACTAGTTTACCCTTTACCTGTTACAGGGTATTTATCCGGCAGGAAACAAAAATACCGGACGCAGAGCTACAAATTTGAACCAAATGCAAAATTCATTCTTCATTCCGATGGTTTAGAACTTAAGGGAGCTAAATCTTTTTTAAAAAGGCTGGTCCCTATCGATAAGAACGCCAAATGCATTTTAGAAAGCAGTCCAACAACTGCAGATGATACAACTTTCATTTTAGGAAGCTTACTTTCGTCGTAA